The genomic segment TCGCCCGCATCGGCAATCGCCGGATCGCTCAGACAACTGCCGGTCGCGTGCAGCGTGTCGGCTTCGTCGTCGAGAATCCAGCGAAAAATATCGAAGTCGTGAATCAGCATGTCCTTGAAGATGCCGCCCGAGTGCTTGATGTACTCGACCGGCGGTGCGCCGGGATCGCGGCTCGTGACCACCAGCATTTCCGGCGTGCCGATTTCGCCCGCGTCGATACGCGCCTTCAGCGCGGAGAAAGTCGGATCGAAGCGCCGCTGAAAACCGATCATGCACACCACGCCCGCGCGCGCCACCGCGTCGGCGCACGTGCGCGCGCGCTCGAGCGTGAGATCGACGGGCTTCTCGCAGAACACGTGCTTCTTCTGCGCGGCCGATTTGACGATCAGGTCCGCGTGCGTATCCGTGCTCGAGCAGATCACCGTTGCGCCGATTGCCGCGTCGCCCATCGCGCCGTCGATATCCGCAACCTGCGCGCCGTGTTCGGCCGCAAGCGCCGCAGCGGCCTCACGGTTCACGTCGACCACGTACTTGAGCCGCACGCCCTTCTGCCGCGCGAGATTCGCCGCATGAATCCTGCCGATGCGCCCCGCGCCGAATACCGCTACGTCGATCGTCTGTACCGCGTCAGTCATCGTATCCTCCTGTGTCCTGGGATTCTTCAACGTTCAATTCGAGCTTGTACGCGAGCGCGATGAATAACGCCTGGCACAAACAGATCGTGCTGGTCAGCGAGCGGAACGCGAACGCGCTGCCCTCTTTCACATACAGTTGCGTGGTTGCGTAACGGGCTAGCGGAGATAGTTGGCTATCCGTAATAACCAGGGTTTTCGCCTGGTGATGATGCGCGACGCGCAGGCAATATTGCGTTTCTTTCCCATAAGGCGCGAAGCTGATCGCAATCACCACGTCGCCCTTTTTCACGCTGCGAATCTGTTCGCGATACATGCCGCCGAAGCCCGACACGAGATGCACGCGCTTGGGCGTGTGCTGCAACGCATAGACGATGTAGCTCGCTACCGGAAACGACCGCCGCACGCCGATCACGTAAATGTTGTCGGCCTGCTGGAGCATCTTCACGGCGGCGTCGAACTGCTTGTCGTCGAGCCCCGCTTCGAGTTCTTCCAGACCGCCGCGCGACGCCGCGATGAATTCGCGCGCCACCGAGCCGCCCGACAACGCGCCTGGTTTCTCATCGATCAGCTTGCGAATCCTCTGCTGATAACTCGGTGACGAACTGCCCTGTCCCGTGTACGCCTGCTTGAACACCGCCTGCAAATCCGAGAAGCCGGAAAAGCCGAAGCGTTGCGCAAAACGCACGACGGCCGACGGATGCACGCCGCAACTCGCGGCGATATCGCTGGTGCGATCCACCATCACGCTGGAGCGGTTCTGTTCGATATAAGTCGCGACGTTCTTCAACTGACGCGGCAACGCGTCGTAGTTCTCCGCGATGCGCTGCATCAATTCTTCGACGCTCGGCAATTCTTCCGTGCTCTGTTCCGCCATGACTCTCTCTCGCTTGCTTTATTGCAGTGCGGCAACCGAAGTTGCAAACACCTGCAACGCCCGCCGCACAGGCTTCCGACGCTGCCGATTATAGGCAGCCTCCCCGTCAAATGGAACGTATTTTCCATTTTTCTTTGTCATGAAATTTTCATTGCACCGGCTTGGAAGATGACCTACTCTTGGTCGTGAGCGATGGTGCTTCGGCGAATATGCGCCCTCCCCTGTGCGCGGAAAAAGCGCCGTCCGCCATACGCTCCCTTTAATAACGACAGACCGAGAAAGGTGGAGACAATGAGACTTTGCAAGGGCAAGGCTACGCTCAGGGTTCTGGTGACGGCATTGACGTTGGCGACGGGATTCGGCGCGGCATCGGCCGCCCGCGCGGCTGACGCCCACTTCGTGCTGATCAGCCACGCGCCGGATTCGGACTCGTGGTGGAACACCATCAAGAACGCCATCAAACAGGCCGACGAGGACTTCAACGTCGAGACCGATTACCGCAATCCGCCGAACGGCGACATCGCCGATATGGCGCGTCTGGTCGAACAGGCTGCCGCGCGCAATTACGACGGCGTGATCGTCACCATCGCCGATTTCGACGTGCTGAAAAGCTCGATCAACAAGGTGACCGCGAAGAAGATTCCGCTCGTCACGATCAACTCCGGCACCGAGGAACAGAGCGCGCAACTGGGCGCGATCATGCATGTGGGTCAACCCGAATATGTCGCTGGCAAAGCGGCTGGCGAGAAAGCGAAAGCGGCTGGCGTGAAGTCGTTTCTGTGCGTGAACCACCTCGCCACCAACACCGTTTCGTTCGACCGCTGCCGTGGTTTCGCAGAGGCAATCGGCGTCGACTACAAGAGTTCGACGATCGACTCCGGCCAGGACCCGACCGAGATTCAATCGAAGGTCAGCGCGTATCTGCGCAATCATCCGAACACCGGCGCGATCCTGACACTCGGACCGACCCCGGCTTCGGCCACGCTGAAAGCGGTTGAACAGATGGGCCTCGCGGGCAAGATCTATTTCTGCACGTTCGACTTCTCCGACGACATCGCCAAAGCCATTCAAAGCGGCACGATCCAGTTCGCGATCGATCAGCAGCCCTATTTGCAGGGCTATATTCCGGTCGCTGTGCTGGCCATCGTGAAGAAAGAGCACACGATGGACCCCGTGAAAATCCGCCAGATTCTCGAAGCGAATCCGAAGTTCAAGGCGCGTCTTGCGACTTACGGTCTTGCACCTTCGTATGGACCGAAGAACATCCGTTCGGGTCCGGGTTTCATCACCAAGGAAAACCTCGACAAGGTGATCAAGTACGCAGGGCAGTACCGCTGATTCTTTTCTCTAGCTAGTAGTCACGCGCCCGGCGGGCCGCGCTGCGAGTCAACACGATTCGCAGCGGGACGCCTGCCGCCCGCGCGCTTTTCACCGGCTGTGGTTCCCGCAACGCATCCCCGCTTAGCTACGAACACGGTCCGGCACCAAGGAGACATCATGGGTGTAGCCGGCAAACACTTCCCACCGCACGTCAAAACGAATCCCGCTGCGCCGCGCGACAACGATGCGCCGTCGCTGCCGGACGCCGACGAGCGCGTGCGCAAGGAATCCCGATTCGGTCATTTGCTGAATCGCCCCGAATTCGCCGCGATTTCCGGCGCGGTACTGGTGTTTCTCGTCTTTGCATTGGGCGCCGGCGGCTCCGGCATGTTCAATCTCGACGGCGTGATGAACTGGTCTCAGGTGTCGGCATATCTCGGCATTCTGTCGGTCGGCGCGTGTCTGCTGATGATCGCGGGCGAGTTCGATCTTTCCATTGGTTCGATGATCGGCTTCGCCGGGATGATGGTCGCGATTCCGTCGGTCTATTTCCACTGGCCGATCTCGCTAGCGATCCTGTTCGCGTTTGCAGGCTCGACGCTGCTCGGCGCGTTGAACGGCTACCTGGTGATGCGCACGCGCCTGCCGTCGTTCATCGTCACGCTCGCGTTCCTGTTCATTTTGCGCGGCCTCACGCTGGCGCTGTCGATCATGTTCGCGGACCGCACCATCGTCTCCGGTGTCGGCGATCTCGCACAACAGGACTGGTTCGCCAACACGCTGTTTCACGGCGTCGCGCTGAGCGGCCTGTTCCTGACGCTTGCGCATCACGGCATCGGCACGCTGCTCGATAACGGCCACGCGCTCGTGCCCGGCATTCCGAAGGTGATTTTGTGGTGGCTCGGACTCGCGGCCGTGTGTGCGTTCGTGCTCGCAAAAACGCGCGCTGGCAACTGGATTCTCGCTGTCGGCGGCGACGCGAACGCGGCCAAGAATGTCGGCGTGCCGGTGCGTCGCGTGAAGATTTCGCTGTTCGTGTTGACCGCATTCTGCTCGTGCCTGTTCGCGGTGCTGCAGGTGTGCGATATCGGTTCGGCTGCGGCCGACCGTGGTCTGCAAAAGGAATTCGAAGCGATCATTGCCGCGGTGATCGGCGGCACGTTGCTGACGGGTGGATATGGCTCGGTGATCGGTGCCTGTTT from the Paraburkholderia fungorum genome contains:
- the iolG gene encoding inositol 2-dehydrogenase, whose protein sequence is MTDAVQTIDVAVFGAGRIGRIHAANLARQKGVRLKYVVDVNREAAAALAAEHGAQVADIDGAMGDAAIGATVICSSTDTHADLIVKSAAQKKHVFCEKPVDLTLERARTCADAVARAGVVCMIGFQRRFDPTFSALKARIDAGEIGTPEMLVVTSRDPGAPPVEYIKHSGGIFKDMLIHDFDIFRWILDDEADTLHATGSCLSDPAIADAGDIDSTAVTIRTKRGRLCQINTTRRAAYGYDQRFEVLGSTGMLQAGNVRPTEVTAYSKTEVSSDVPEAFFLERYRAAYALEIAHFFDAVTHGKPVRTTVADGLKALELADAATRSWREGRAVKLGEAL
- a CDS encoding MurR/RpiR family transcriptional regulator is translated as MAEQSTEELPSVEELMQRIAENYDALPRQLKNVATYIEQNRSSVMVDRTSDIAASCGVHPSAVVRFAQRFGFSGFSDLQAVFKQAYTGQGSSSPSYQQRIRKLIDEKPGALSGGSVAREFIAASRGGLEELEAGLDDKQFDAAVKMLQQADNIYVIGVRRSFPVASYIVYALQHTPKRVHLVSGFGGMYREQIRSVKKGDVVIAISFAPYGKETQYCLRVAHHHQAKTLVITDSQLSPLARYATTQLYVKEGSAFAFRSLTSTICLCQALFIALAYKLELNVEESQDTGGYDD
- a CDS encoding sugar ABC transporter substrate-binding protein — protein: MRLCKGKATLRVLVTALTLATGFGAASAARAADAHFVLISHAPDSDSWWNTIKNAIKQADEDFNVETDYRNPPNGDIADMARLVEQAAARNYDGVIVTIADFDVLKSSINKVTAKKIPLVTINSGTEEQSAQLGAIMHVGQPEYVAGKAAGEKAKAAGVKSFLCVNHLATNTVSFDRCRGFAEAIGVDYKSSTIDSGQDPTEIQSKVSAYLRNHPNTGAILTLGPTPASATLKAVEQMGLAGKIYFCTFDFSDDIAKAIQSGTIQFAIDQQPYLQGYIPVAVLAIVKKEHTMDPVKIRQILEANPKFKARLATYGLAPSYGPKNIRSGPGFITKENLDKVIKYAGQYR
- a CDS encoding ABC transporter permease, with amino-acid sequence MGVAGKHFPPHVKTNPAAPRDNDAPSLPDADERVRKESRFGHLLNRPEFAAISGAVLVFLVFALGAGGSGMFNLDGVMNWSQVSAYLGILSVGACLLMIAGEFDLSIGSMIGFAGMMVAIPSVYFHWPISLAILFAFAGSTLLGALNGYLVMRTRLPSFIVTLAFLFILRGLTLALSIMFADRTIVSGVGDLAQQDWFANTLFHGVALSGLFLTLAHHGIGTLLDNGHALVPGIPKVILWWLGLAAVCAFVLAKTRAGNWILAVGGDANAAKNVGVPVRRVKISLFVLTAFCSCLFAVLQVCDIGSAAADRGLQKEFEAIIAAVIGGTLLTGGYGSVIGACFGALIFGVVQIGITYTNVSSDWFRVFLGVMLLIAVLFNHYVRRRVAQS